atataaaaagtaggTGTGCCTATCAAACTACATCAGTTCAACTAGAAACAaattggatatttttgtattttaccatGCCGGATAAAGTGGAGAGCATCTTAATGCTCGTAGCAGCTGGAGAATTTTCAATGGGGATTTTAGGGAATACATTCATTGGATTGGTAACCTGCATGGGCTGGATCAAGAAAAGGAAGATCGCCTCCattgatttaatcctcacaagtcTGGCCATATCCAGAATTTGTCTATTATGTATAATACTATTAGATTGTTTTATATTGGTGCTGTATCCAGATGTCTATGCTACCGGTAAACAAATGAGAATAATTGACTTCTTCTGGACACTAACCAACCATTTAAGTGTCTGGTTTGCCACCTGTCTcagcattttctatttcctcaagATCGCGAATTTCTTCCATCCCCTTTTCCTCTGGATGAAGTGGAGAATTGACAGTGCGATTCCTAGGATCCTGTTGGGATGCTTGGCCCTTTCTGTGTTTATTAGCCTTGTTGTCACTGAGAATTTGAATGATGATTTCAGGTGTTGTGTTaggacaaagaagaaaacaaacttaaCTGTGAGATGCAGAGTAAAGAAAGCTAAATATTCTTCCATCAAGATTTGCCTCAACCTGTTAACGCTATTCCCCTTTTCTGTGTCCCTGATCTCATTTCTCCTCTTGATCCTCTCACTCTGGAGACATACCAGGCACATGAAGTTCAATGCCACAGGGTGTAGAGACTTCAGCATAGAAGCCCACATGGGAGCCATGAAAGCTGtcatctcctttctcctccttttcatcGCCTACTATTTGGCCTTTCTTGTAGCCACCTCTAGCTACTTTATGCCAGAGACTGAATTAGCTGTGATCATTGGTGAGTTGATAGCCCTAATCTATCCCTCGAGCCATTCGTTTATCCTAATTCTGGGGAGCAATAAATTAAGACAGGCATCTCTAAGGGtactatggaaaataaaatatatcttaaaaagaagaaacttctaACACCATAAACAGATCTGAAGGTAGATCTGTTAGATAGTTAACCTATCATCAACTAGGATGAAGGAAGACAAGATGTTTCTTAGTTGTCTTCAGTTCTTACATTAATGTTAGTTTCATATGGTTAATTACTCTTAAATGTATTTAGCATATCTATAATTGTAACTTAGAAAGATCTCATGTGAAGCtgattttgcctttttctctctgtctctctctccctcccttcagaattttttttaaaaaaacatgcttTGGAGCTTATAAAAGTTAATCTCTTAATATTAACTGTCAGAGGAGAGAGTATTTTCATAGTTCTAAATCATTTCTCTAGATGCAAAATTGTATAACTGGTTCAGAACAGCTGTAATACAATCTAGTTGTTATTTGCATCCATATGAAAAGCAGCTCACTCACCCCATGGTCTTAGTTAGATTCTTTTCTCAGATTATCCAACTGGACTCCACCTTTGGAAAAAGTTCAATATGGTGACAGTTCTTAATAAAATGTTATGCAATTCTGTGAATGTGGCAGAAATTAATACTGATTATTATCACAGTTAAGATATATATggtgattaaaataaatcttGTCACAGGttcaaaaatcattttaggaCTATAGATCAATGAAAGAAAGATACTCTGTAAGTGTGAGAGAAGAGTTTatattaagaaagtaaaacaaaattggCTTAAACAGGAACTATTGATTGCTTATTGAAGTACATTTTTCTATGAAAGACACATGTAAGTTTGCCTTTAGCAGACTAGGGTGTAGCAGGCACTGATTGTCAAGATATCCTTACAAAATGAGACATTCAATCAAAAACTTATGTGTTGAGATGTTAAAATGTCAAAACTGTCAAAGGAAACATTGATTCAATATAGATTATCACTATTTGGACTATACAAATGTTATCTATGAAATATCTCCTTGGGAAATTCCAACAAAAGCACATCATTTATGTTGCAGAAAAGATATTTTGGAGTGACTGACTCTGTTATTAATCAGCCTAGATTAGCCATAAACTTTGTgtgtagaaaagaaaatgtaaacattctCATCAATAaatttggcaaaaataaaaattaattctaccTTAGTTTCAtatgttaatttttcttctctgaatctAACAGTGCAAGATACACATTGATtaaattgataaatttaaaaagatttatattgaGTACTTTGTAAGTTAAAGAAACAGCAGAAAATTAGATGCATACCCtgaaacttacattttaaaaaatatggtctTAAGGAacacctgtccccaccacccacctaagcagaaaccaatttatttggatttattgGGCATAGAACAAAAAAACAGCTGAGGGCTAAGGGAATCCTTGGAAATTCCTTGTGTGATGTCTTCATATTGTGGACCCAAGAAATTTGATCATCTACTTACATTAGAAACATTAACACTTCAACATTCAATTTCTCTGTGAACAGTAGCCAGGCAGAGGGTACTAATGTGGAAACAGAAGCCATATTAGAAATCTCTTACTGTACATAATTCTACTCACTGGCATATGTAGGATGAAAGTGATGTAATCAAGGCAAGTGGTTTATCTTCTGAGATCATATTAATTCTGACAAATCAGGCAAAAATAGTAATAACCCAGGGTGAAAGATTTGTACTATTTCTTTTACTCCCAGTTTGTGGAATAGTTTTTCACGCTTACTCTAAGAGAATGTAGCAAATAGTTTACAGAGAATGCAGACAAGTTCcttcttgtttttattccttgtttAATAATTACATATACACTCACACTTTGAATATCTGACTGTTAATACACGATCCTGGATGCTATAAATACCGATGAAATGTGACAAAGTTCATGCTATCATGTAATGCACAgttgtggaaaacattatggaagaCAAATAGTAATCAAGTAAACCAACTCAGAATTACAAGGTCATGATTGATACAGTTGAGAATAATGGGGGAAGAGAAATAGCTTTATAGAGTGTAGTCAGGATAGACCTACCTGAGAAACtgatatttcaaattaaaacttGAATCACAAATATAATCCAGCCATGTGCCATCCTGGACAAAATAATGTCCCAAAAAGATGACACTGCAAACGCCAGTACCCTGAGGAATAAGTGTTTGAAGAAGAGCAATAAGATCTGAGTGACAAAAGCATGGTGAGCAAGGGGTGACTAGCAAGATCATGAGAAAGCCTTATAGACCATGAGAGGGAATTTAGATTTAAGTGCAATGGGAAGACATTGAAGGGATTGAAACCACAAGTAACATAATTTGATTTATATGTAGATTTAAGTTTACTTTGGTTATAAGAATGAATGTAGTATGTGTTGGAATGGGGAGGAGTACAATTAAGGGGACCAGCTAATAAGTTATAATGTAGTAAGTGGTCCTTATGAGAAGTCATAGTGGCTCAGGTTTGGATGATGGTCATAGAGTTAGGACATTTTCAAACGGATGAATTCTATATATTGTATAGATAAAGCTGATAGGTCTTATTCTTTGATTAAAGAACAggaattgaagaaaaagaatattttaaaaacttttagatTGTTTTTACTTTAGCCATTGAAACTACACTCTTCCCTAAGTTTGAGTGGCAAATATTAATGAGGGACAAGAGAACAAAactcaaaaattctttttttaacatgtatGTTGAGAGATCTATGAAATTACCAAGTGAAAATTTCAAATAGATAACTGATTATGTGAATCTTTAACTAAGGATagaaaaaacagataaacatttGGAAGTCATCAACATATAAGTGGGATTTcctaaaaagttataaaaaagtGACACCATATGGGTACTCTAAGATATTCAGATCTTTAGAGGTTAAATTACAGCAAAAGgcccagcaaaagaaaacaagcaagagCTCTTAGGAAGATAAGGAAAAAGCAAGGAACTGCCTGGTGAAATGGAAATGAGAGAGATGCCATTCTgttaggcagaaggagagatcaGCTttcaaatggtgctgagaaaaacAGTAAAACTGATATAACAACATAACCAATAGATCTAGCAACATGGATGTAATTGATGAGCCAATAAGAGCAATGTTAGTGAGGTGTAGAGGCAGACGCCAGGTTCAGTGGAAAAGGTTAAGGAGGgaatgaaataagacagagagatGGTGAATGTATATCTTTTTAGTCAGTTTTGTTATTAAGAGTAGAGAATGGAGCATGAAAGCAAGACGAAATTCTAGCatt
This region of Vulpes vulpes isolate BD-2025 chromosome 8, VulVul3, whole genome shotgun sequence genomic DNA includes:
- the TAS2R7 gene encoding taste receptor type 2 member 7, which codes for MPDKVESILMLVAAGEFSMGILGNTFIGLVTCMGWIKKRKIASIDLILTSLAISRICLLCIILLDCFILVLYPDVYATGKQMRIIDFFWTLTNHLSVWFATCLSIFYFLKIANFFHPLFLWMKWRIDSAIPRILLGCLALSVFISLVVTENLNDDFRCCVRTKKKTNLTVRCRVKKAKYSSIKICLNLLTLFPFSVSLISFLLLILSLWRHTRHMKFNATGCRDFSIEAHMGAMKAVISFLLLFIAYYLAFLVATSSYFMPETELAVIIGELIALIYPSSHSFILILGSNKLRQASLRVLWKIKYILKRRNF